From the Nodularia sphaerocarpa UHCC 0038 genome, the window ACTTGAGGGTGTTATTTGCTCAAGTAGACGATTCATCTGCCGTTGGATGGTTTCTATTTCTCTAAAAGGTTCCCAGCGACTTAATACCATGATTTTTTCCTCCAATTAATTGTTTAGGTGTTTAAAAAATTCTGCGTTCAGTTGCCCAAGTACGGAGGCGAAAAGCCAGAATTAAAAGTAAGATACCGAAAATAATGGCGTAGGCTGCAATAATCCACAGGATTGCTAATGCCCCTGCAATAGGCCAGAGAATCAGCAGTAGGCCGAATAATACCGACGCAATGCCGGCTATGGCTAGTAACCACTCATTCTCAATTTCTTTTCGTACCTGAATGGCTGCTATGATTTCTAAAACGCCAGTGACGATCGCCCAAGCTGCAATCAGGTAAAGCAAGACTAATGCTGTAATCCCTGGCCAAATGAATGCCATGATTCCAATAGCAATGCCAATTGCACCTTCGAGTAACATTAGCCAACCATGAGTATGAGTTAGACCATCGCGGAATGCAGCAGCCGCTAATAATACTCCACTGACTAAGACAAAGGCAGCAAAGATCAATACCAAAGCTGTCAGGGTAATATCTGGCCAGAAGAGTGCTGCTAAACCAAAGATGATCGCGATCGCTCCCCGTAATGCGACTGTCCACCAATTCCTTGCCAAGCGCGTTCCCATTCTCATTGGATCAAGGTTTTGTCTCATAGCTGGAGTTTATAACTGGCGTTGAAGTTATCAATAGTCTGTCTAAACACCAAAGGGAAATGTCTCTGGTGCGTCCCGCATTTCCCAGGTGGGAACACGGTCTAGAGGTTGCACTCCCTTGGTATCATCAATAGAAATTACCGCGTCAAATTGTTTGGGGAGACAAGCATGGAAGTAGTGACTGATCCTCTCAGTTTCTGGCTGATAAATCACACCAATTGCCCTTTCTAGCCGAGGTTCCCGTAAACCCGCAATTGCTTGATTCTCATCTTGAAGGTTGAGTAAAAATTGGGGTAGTTCTGTGTCATGGAATAAAGCTTCGTAACTTCCAGGTAAGGCAGAGCGAACCTGTTTGAGTTGAGCCGTTTCCCCCCAGTTAGAAACTGCGGTGACAGTACCCGTATAGGTGGTAAAACCGATATTTACAGCATCATTGCCATAACGTTCTTTTACCAATTGACCAACATTCACCTCACCCATTAATCCCATATCAGTGGCGCGTGCATCACCTAAATGGGAATTGTGTTCCCAAACCACAACTTTGCTTGGTTGATTTTGTTGATCCAAATGTGCTACCAGTTGATTTAGGGTTTGGGCCATGTGGCGATCGCGAATATTCCACGAAGACACCCGCCCTTGAAACATTGAACGGTAGTAATGCTCGGCATTTTTGACTATTCGGGCATTCTGTTGAGCATAAAAGAAGTCATCAATCTCAATTTGCTGCTCCTGTTGGAGATATTCAGCAGTATGACGTTGCAAATCTTGCAGTTGATTAATTACCTCTTGCTCACAGGATTTGGTAATTCCAAAACTGGTAGCATACCCATAGTGCTGGGCATCTTCCCCAAAATGCTCGAAGCATGAATAGCGATCGCGGGCGCGTTGGGCGGCTTCGGGGTCAACTTGATTGAGGTAGTCGAGAACTGCTTCTATGGAAGCATACATACTATAAAGGTCTAACCCATAAAAACCAGTTTTAATGGCATTTTTGGGTAAACTATCATTGTATTCCCGTAACCAGCCCACAAAATTCAAAACATCTGTATTCCGCCACATCCATAAGGGGAAGCGTTGGAAACTTAAAAGTGCTTCAGCTGGTGTGGGATCTTGACTCACACCCTGAACGTAACGATTTACTCGGTAAGCATCCGGCCAATCCGCTTCCACCGCTACGGCTGTAAACCCCTTTTCTTCAATTAGTCGCTTGGTAATTTCCGCCCGTTGTTCGTAAAATTCATGAGTCCCGTGGGAGGCTTCGCCAATCAAGACAAAACGCGCATTGCCGATTAAGTTCATTAATGGGTGGTAGTCTTGATCAGCGCCTGTTAATCGGTGTGCATACCCACGCACCGCATCGACTATATTGGTGATAGTTGCGTCTAGCATAGGAATTAATTATTTAGAAATACCCGCACGGGTTCTAAATTCCGTATCACCGCGCAAGTTAAGTTCGATACGGTTTTTACACCTGTTTAATTTCGGTTCTTACTACATTTAGCTTAAAAATCTCAACCTCTGATTCCATCTAGCTAAAGTTGCATGATACTAAATGTATGGATCTCCCTCTAGGAAGAGTACCGCAAGGCGTTCGTCAAAAGTCAAAAGTCAAAAGTCAAAAGTTAAAAAGCTGATTAAATGTCTGATCAAGTTTGGTTATCACATCTGCAAAAACACCGGGCGATCGCAGTTATCCGCGCCTCAGATATGCAGTTGGCGCAAAAAATGGCTATGGCTGCGGCTGCTGGAGGAATGCGGCTGATTGAAATTACCTGGAATAGCGATCGCCCTGGGGAATTAATTAGTCTATTACGTGCAGAGTTACCAAATTGTCTCATTGGCACGGGGACGCTGTTTAATGTCGGACAATTGCAAGAGGCGATCGCTTCTGGAGCGCAATTTCTCTTCTCCCCCCACGTTGATTCGGCCATGATTCAAGCCGCAGTCAAACAAGATGTCCCGATTATCCCCGGTGCTATGACTCCCACAGAAATTGTGACTGCTTGGAATCAGGGAGCAAGCTGTGTGAAGGTTTTTCCTGTGCAAGCAGTGGGAGGAGTTAACTATATTAAAAGTTTACAAGGTCCTCTGGGTGAAATTCCCTTGATTCCCACTGGGGGAGTGACTTTAGAAAATGCCCAGGAATTTATCCAAGCTGGGGCGATCGCTGTGGGTTTGAGTGGTGAATTATTTCCGAAAAAGCTGATTATACAAGGAAATTGGCAGGCGATCGCATCCCACGCAAATCAACTAATGCAGAGTTTTAATACGGCTTATTCAGATAATCACTCAACTGAGTTCCCGTATAATTAGGAACCCATCCTTCAACAGATGTAAAATAGCGTACCGCTTTAAAATTTAACAATGCCGTAGGACTAGACCAATGTTCCACACCTGCGCGAATGTGGATATAATCTTGGGACTGAATTAACAACTGTACCTGATCACCATCGGGTTTGACAAAACCAAAAATCATTTCTCCTGCCAATAGGAAGAGAGCTTCAGGAGCAGTATGATGATGGTAACGGCTGTAAGTAGTGATCAAATTCTGGAAATTCGGTAAACCTGGATGTAGATTCAGCAAATCAGACCACAGATAGCCATTTTCTTGCTGAATAAATTCAAAAACGCCGTTATGCAGTTCTATTATCTGTTGTTTCTCTGAATCAGTCAAAACATCCTGTTCCAGAAGATGGGGGAAAAGCAGTGATGTTCCTGGGTCATAATGTTTGAGGTGAATGTCAAGAGGCGCGAGTTCTCCCACTATTTCATCTAAATCGCTCTTGATTGTGCCGTCGTCTAGTAATAGGATGGGCATGATAAAAATACTAATTAGCTACTTGGAATTTAAAAGAGTATATTTATTTAAGTTTAACTCAATAAAACACAATCCCGATAGAGATACTGGAGATTATGCTTTGATGACATTGGGGACTTCCAAATAAAAAAACACCCAATCACCCAACGTAAAAAACCTGTCAAACTCTTATAACTCGGTGTCCTCTGTGCCTCTGTGGTTAGTTTATTTGGATAATTTATTTCGAGTAAGTCCCTTGTAGTAGACATTGAGCGAATTTCAAAATGCTTTTTCCAAAACCCTTGTAGAGACGTTGCATGGAACGTCTCTACATTTTTTGTCTCTAGATTCTTTATCATCAGAATGATGCTCAAGAATACCATAAGGATCTAAGCTAGTACAGGCGAACTATGATGGGTGTGGAATGTCTGACTTAATTTTATTTTGGCATCGTCGTGATTTACGTATTTCTGATAATACAGGATTAATGGCGGCTAGAGGGCGGAGTGCCAAAGTTGTGGGCGTGTTTTGCCTTGATACACAGATTCTGGAACGAGATGATGTCGCCCCGGCGAGAGTCACGTACATGATTGGCTGTTTACAAGCACTACAACAGCGATATACTGAAGTAGGCAGCCAATTGTTAATCCTGCATGGCAATCCTGTAGAAACTATACCAGCTTTAGCCGGGGCTTTAAATGCCAAAGCGGTATTTTGGAACTGGGATGTAGAACCTTATTCTCAAACACGCGATCGCACCATAATTGATATCCTAAAATCAAAAGGCATTGAATTTCTGCTCGAAAATTGGGATCAGATTCTCCACTCACCCGACGAGATTCGTACAGGTGCGAAAAGTCCTTATACTGTTTACAGTCCTTTTTGGAAAAATTGGAGTAGCAAACCCAAAGCCAAACCAGTAGAAACACTGGAAAATGCCGCAGGTTTAACAGAGGCTGAACAAGAAATTGCCAAACAAGCCGGAGTCATTGCATTACCCTCAGCTAAAGACTTAGGATTTATCTGGGATGGAGAATTAATTATTGCACCAGGCGAAGCCGCAGCCCAAGAAAGATTAGAGGAATTTACTGACAGTGCAATCACTGAATATCAAGAACAGCGTAACTTTCCCGGCGTTGATGGTACATCCAGACTGAGTGCAGCTTTGAAATTTGGTGTTATTGGCATTCGTAAGGTGTGGGAAGCTACTTTAGAGGCGCAAGAATTTAGCCGCAGCGAAGAAACAGCAGCTAGTATCCGCACATGGCAACAGGAATTAGCCTGGCGGGAGTTTTATCAACACGCCATATATAACTTCCCGGAATTGGCTGAGGGTGCTTATCGCGACACCTTCAAAAACTTTCCTTGGCAAAATAACGATGAATATTTTCAGGCTTGGTGCGAAGGGAGAACTGGTTATCCTATTGTAGATGCAGCGATGCGCCAGTTAAATGAAATAGGTTGGATGCACAACCGTTGTCGAATGATTGTGGCTAGTTTTTTAACAAAAGATTTAATCATCAATCCCCAATGGGGAGAAAAATACTTTATGCAGAAACTCATCGACGGTGATTTATCTGCTAATAATGGGGGTTGGCAATGGAGTGCTTCTAGTGGCATGGACCCGAAGCCATTAAGGATTTTTAACCCTGCTAGTCAAGCACAAAAGTTTGATGGAGAAGGGGAATATATTCGCCAATGGGTATCAGAATTGCGGTCTGTAGATACAGAATATTTAGTAACTGGTAAAATTCCACCTTTGGAGCTTCAAAGTATTGGCTATCCTGCACCAATTGTAGATCATAAAGTGCAGCAAGCTTTATTTAAAAAGATGTATCAACAGCAAAAAGAAATCATGGCGTGAGGATGATATAGCATTTCCCAGTCTAATAAAGTAGACAATTATCTGCGTAGCCTACGGCAAGCCGCTAACGCGTCTATATCTGCGTTCATCTGCGTTTAATTATTACTGCTTGTACCTCACTTGAATGGGAATTGCTATAGTAGGGGCATATTGTCGTATGCCCCTACAAGAATTATTCGACCACAGATGGACACAGATAATATAGTAGCTAGGAGACTAGGAAAGGCTATCAAACTACATACAGCATTTTGCAAGTAAATGAAATTTGTATGATTGGGGACTGGGTAAACGAGGATAAGGTTCCCCATTTTCGCTGCGTAGTCAATAAAAATAACTGGCATAGCGATCGCATAAATCCACTCTTCAGGAATAATGATATAAGTATCTACCGATACGATTACGGCTTATGCCATCTCCACTTAACCAACCTTTAAAAATTGAACTTAATTTACCATCCTCCCACCCGCAATTACTAGAAGGATTAGATATATGGTTGCGCTTGGGTTTAATATCCGATATCCAAGTTAGGCAACTATGCCGACAGTTTCTTGTTTGTCCAGTCATATTAGAACCTGTAACTCAACCAGAAAGGGTATCTATCACGGTTTCTGACCCTGTAAAATCTTTACCTGTAGCAGCTTTAGCATCTAGTAGCCGCAGACAAACACCGAAAAAACCACCAGAACCCAGCTTTCTCACCTCAATGTTGCAGTCCCTGGGGGCTGAATTGAGTGTGCGTTGGCTACTGTTTTTAGGTTTGTTTCTCGTTGTGGTTTCCTCTGGCGTACTCGCTGCTAGTCAGTGGGAGAGATTTCCGGCTTCTGGACAGTATGGCGTTTTATTTCTTTATACCTTAAGTTTCTGGGGGTTTAGCTTTTGGGCGGGAAGACAAGATAATCTCAGGTTAACAGCTCAGACGTTGCTGATTGTCACCCTTTTATTAATCCCGGTGAACTTTTGGGCAATGGATAGCTTCAAATTGTGGCAAAATCCTTTGGACTGGTTGACAGTGGCGATCGCCTGTCCTACTCTAACATTTATTACCATTCTCCTCTGTAAAAATCGCAGCGTTTTTAACAACTTACCCACCGGGAAATTACCTCTAGTCAATGTTTTGGGGTTAAGTTATTTGCATTGGGGTTGGCAATTATCCAACTTTCCGGTGATTGCTATTTACGTGGCTATGGTGGGTACAACTATCATTACTATTTATCACAATCGCTACCAACAGCAGCCCCCCATTACCGCAGAAAATCCCAGTAAAGAACCGAATACATTAGGTATAAGCTTATTCGCTGCTGTAATTATTTATGCGTTAGTAGTTCTATTAATCCGAGCAATTTTTGTCAATGGGGTAAATGTCACTGAGTTAGGTTTAGCCATTGGGATTTGCGGCTGGTTGGCAACTTGGTTAGCACAAAACAGAGGTTCATCATCCCTCTGGCAACGCCTGGGAGGTATTTTACTATTCCTCGGTTGGCTAGTTGCAGTATTTGATCAACCAGCACAAGCCATAGTCGTGAGTGGATTGGCTTTGTGGTACGTAGGTAATCGCTTACGAAGATATGCTTTCCTCATTGACTTAGCAATATTTTTTAGCATTGGTTTACAAGCAGTTTGGCTGGGTTGGCGGTTAGTACCTTTAGATATACAACAAAGTGCGATCGCCATTGGCATTCAACTCACCAACGCTGTGAATGAACCTTGGGCATTACTAAGTGTCGCTTTATTACCTTATTTAATATTCATGGTGGTAATTACCGAAAAGCTAAATCGCGCCCAAAAGCCAGAATTAGCTAAATTTGGTGAATTGCTGACGCTGTTATTTGGTACTTTTTTAACCACAATTGGTACTGTAAATCCCACAGTGCGATCGCTCAATTTCCTCTTTTCTACCATCACTCTCGCAGTCGTCACCAAACGCCGTTCTTCCGTCCCCATTTCCTTGATATATCTGACTCACATCATGGGGGTGCTGACACTGTGTTCCAGCATTCATTGGCTATTACCAAATCTGGCTATACACATCTGGGTAAGTATTTTACTCGCTGTGATGGTGGCAGAATGGATATTTTGTCTGGGCGAAGGTTTATGGCAAGATAGCGCATGGTACATCGGCATAGGACTTGCGATAGTGAGTTTCAGTCTCCTGTGGGTAAGTAATGTAGAAACTGGCTATAACCTAGTTTTTAACCCATATCCTTGGGGATTCTTATGGCTAATTACCCCTGTAAGTCTCACCGCTTTAGCTAGTCGCACCACTGGACAACGCCGCACGGCAAATACTGTATTAAGTATTCTCGCTATCAGTATAAGTCAACTATTAACTTTAGCACTACCTGGAACCAGATTAATTAGTCTGGGTGTGGCTACGGCGGTCATGTTTGCCAATACTTGGTATTTGAGAGATAAAGCCACGGCGATAATTACAGTTGGTTTTGGCTTGAGTTTAACCGGGGCGTTGCTGTGGGAGAGTATACCTGAACTTAGTATAACTGGGTGGTTTGTTGTTGTGGCGATCGCCATCCTCAGTTTATGGTTAGCCAGAACCGCCCTCAACCGATGCGGTAACGAATTAGCAACTATATATGCAGTCGCCTGTGACGGCTGGGCGAGTGTATTATGTGGCATCGAATTATTGACGATGACCCTACACTCAGGTTTAGTATATTTAGGGCTATTTACCCCAGGAACATTATTTTTAACAGCCACCACTATCACATTAGGGGCAATTGTTTATCGTAGTTGGCAGTCTCCCACAAATCGGGCATTTTATGGTATTGGTTGGTGTGTGGAATTAATCATTGCGGAAATCTTGGCTTTTGGAGAACATTCAACTATCAAGATTGCAATTGCTAACATCGCCTTGGGTTTATTCGCCCAACTGTTAGGAGAGTGGTGGCGACGCAAACACCAATTAGAGAGGATTCCTAGTAGCTTGCATATTTTACCCTTAATCTATGGTGGATTTAGTGTACTGCTGCGTTTAGACACCTTTAGCGATTGGACTGGTTTATTGTCCTTGGGTGTAGCGTTGATTCTCATTGGTGTGGGGCGAAGAAATGCCGCTTTCAAACCTCTGTTATATTTAGGCATTATTGGTGTATCAATTTCCGCTTATGAACTGCTGTTTTATCAAATGTCCCAAACCACGGGAGGCGCATTAGGTGATGGCTTAATTGCCATGTCAGCCCTGGGGACTAGCATCATGTATGCTTATCGCATTCTCACCCCTTGGATTGTTGGCTACTTACGCTTAACTCCCCAAGAACTCAAAGGTATATCTCATCTCCACTGGTTTTGGAGTAGTGGCTTATTAATGGCGGCGATTCCCCTTCCCATTGACATTAACCGTTTGGTAGGATTAGCCACTGGGGTATTTTTAATTCGATATGCCATCTTTCAAGGAAAGGGAACCCCTGCAATTCCCCGCATCTTTAACAGCATCACTCTAGGAGAATTGTGGGTTTACCTCGGATTCTTAGAGATAGCCGCGATGCGAGTGTATTGGAGGGAAACAGCCGTAGGACAGTGGTTAGGTGGTCCCTTAGTGCCTTGGAATGGTGCGATCGCCTGCGTAATTGCCTATTTTTTATACATCTTACCTTGGGAAAATTGGGGTTGGTCGAAAAGACCTTGGCAACAAGCCGCATACATCGTTCCCCTGGTTATTTTATGGGAAACCAGACTGCTAGTTTCCCCCATTGCCTTACTCATAGCAGCTGGGTTTTATATCTTCCTTGCCAAAATGGGTAACAACATTCGTTTTACATATATCAGTGTGGCAATAATTGATTGGGGATTATTGCGCTGGTTTGATAGCATCCGCCTCACTGACGCTTTGTGGTATGTGACAACAATCGGATTGTCACTGCTGTATATTGCTCAAGTAGATCCTTTGTTGAAACTACCAAACTCTAAAACAGCCCGTCACACTTTACGACTCTTAGGCAGTGGGTTCATTTGTGGATGGGCAATTTTATTTAATCAAGATACAGCCTTCATCCCCGGAATCTTCAGCCTCATCGCCATCTTTGCCGGATTAGCTTTGCGAACCAGGGCATTTCTTTATCTAGGTACAGCCACCTTCTTAATTACCAGTTTTTATCAATTAGTGCTTTTCAGCTTCAGTTATCCCTTTTTAAAATGGATTTTCGGCTTGCTAGTGGGCATTATCCTGATTTCCATAGCCGCCAACTTTGAAACTCGCCGGACTCAAATCAATACCCTAGTTCGCAACATCAGCGACGAACTTAAACAATGGCAATAAATCCTCCCAAAATTGTATTGGTGTGGCAAGCTTAAAATATTGCCAAAAATTGTAGGTTGCGGAAATCTGGTTCCCCTCCTCGCTTGCGGGGAGGGGTTAGGGGTGGGGTCTCTTAATACAAAAGAGAGTTTTCCGACTTGTGTGTACACGGTAGCCTACGAGGAGAGGGAAAAGGAAAAAGTTTTATATTGGAGAGGCTTTAAATTTTCCCCCTTCCCTGGTAGGGAAGGGGGTTAGGGGGTTAGGTTTTCCACATAACGTGAAAAGTCAGACCATGATCAACCATACAACGCCTGAACCCATTGCCATTCCTGCGTCAAACCCTCCCTCAAAGAAACTTGGGGCTGATATCCTAAGATTTCCCTCGCTTTCGAGACATCAGCCGCAGTATGACGCGCGTCTCCCATCGCTTTTTCGATATAATTCTTTTTAATAGGTTTACCCACTATTTCTGCCATAGTATCCAAAACTTCTGCTAAAACTACCCTGCTACCACCGCCAATATTGAAGATTTCACCCACAGCTTCTGGTACAGTGGCGGCAGCTAAATTAGCAGCTATGGCATCACTGACAAAAGTAAAATCTCGCGTTTGCTGTCCATCTCCGTAAATGGGAATTGCCTCATCCTGCAAAATAGCTTTGAAAAACTTATGAAAAGCCATATCTGGGCGCTGTCTGGGACCATAAACAGTAAAATAGCGTAATGCCACAATTGGTACACCAAAGTTTTTGTGATATAGTCTACACAAGCGTTCAGCCGCTAGTTTGGTAATTCCATACGGAGAAACAGGTTGCGGCGGAATTTTTTCATGGGTCGGTAATGTTTCCGCATCGCCATATACACTAGATGTAGAGGCAAATACTAATCTTTTCAGGTTTTGAGCATCCTTCGCAGCTTCTAACAAAACTTGTGTGGCACTAATATTCCGTTCAGTATAATTTCGGAAACCTTCACCCCAACTGGCTCTTACCCCAGCTTGTGCCGCCTGATGGTAAACTACCTCAACATCTTGAAGCAGTGTCTGCCAATCTAAAACCTGAATATCTCCGGCAATTAAAGTAAATTTAGGTGAATACTGTAAATGTGCAATACTTTTGTGCTTTAGTATAGGATCGTAGTAATCGTTAAAATGATCAATTCCGATCACTTCATTTCCTTGTTGGAGTAATGCTTCCACAAGGTGAGAACCAATAAAGCCTGCTGCTCCAGTAACAATAGTTTTAGCCATTTTTCCTTTATGGATATGTGTTTATTTTCAATATTCACAGGTTAATAGTTAAAATCATCAAATGTCATGAATTAGCAAGTTCTTTGCAGTTAATTGTTTTAACCTGGAAAATTCAACATAAATACTTAAAGTCTGGATTAATATTCGGCAAATACTTATAAATATAGAGCGATCCTAAATAAAGATGTGAACATTTCTCCTTTTTCTCTTCCTCTGTGATCTCTGTGTCTGGAGTGGTATGGCTAACGCCACGCTCCGCGAACGTTCAAAAAAACCCGTTCAAAACTTAAATAAGACTCCTATAAATAGAATAACTATAATACCAATTTAATATTCATCTGCATAGAAAAAACCCCACCGCCTGCGGCTCCTCCCCGAATCCCTTGGCGTTAGCCTCTCCCTTTGGGAGAAACTATAGTGTACACACAAATCAAAGTAACTTTGAGATCCGGGTTTTACCCCCCTTAATCCCCCCTTGCACTACGCCGAAGGCGCATCCCCGAAGGGGTTTAGGGGGGAAAATCCGGTTCTCCCCCTTAGTAAGGGGGAGTTAGAGGGGGTCAGAAGACTTGTGTGTACACGGTAAAGTAAGGGGACGTAGGGAGGGCTAATTTGATCAAAAACTTGATCCACGACAGCCGCTAAGGTATTCTCATTTGACAAGGGACGCACGAGGAAATCAGTGAAAGTTTTAGTTGTTGGTAATGGAGGGCGCGAACACGCTCTAGCTTGGAAACTGTTGCAATCTCCGCAAATTCAGCAGGTTGT encodes:
- a CDS encoding HdeD family acid-resistance protein gives rise to the protein MRMGTRLARNWWTVALRGAIAIIFGLAALFWPDITLTALVLIFAAFVLVSGVLLAAAAFRDGLTHTHGWLMLLEGAIGIAIGIMAFIWPGITALVLLYLIAAWAIVTGVLEIIAAIQVRKEIENEWLLAIAGIASVLFGLLLILWPIAGALAILWIIAAYAIIFGILLLILAFRLRTWATERRIF
- a CDS encoding acireductone dioxygenase codes for the protein MPILLLDDGTIKSDLDEIVGELAPLDIHLKHYDPGTSLLFPHLLEQDVLTDSEKQQIIELHNGVFEFIQQENGYLWSDLLNLHPGLPNFQNLITTYSRYHHHTAPEALFLLAGEMIFGFVKPDGDQVQLLIQSQDYIHIRAGVEHWSSPTALLNFKAVRYFTSVEGWVPNYTGTQLSDYLNKPY
- a CDS encoding erythromycin esterase family protein, with product MLDATITNIVDAVRGYAHRLTGADQDYHPLMNLIGNARFVLIGEASHGTHEFYEQRAEITKRLIEEKGFTAVAVEADWPDAYRVNRYVQGVSQDPTPAEALLSFQRFPLWMWRNTDVLNFVGWLREYNDSLPKNAIKTGFYGLDLYSMYASIEAVLDYLNQVDPEAAQRARDRYSCFEHFGEDAQHYGYATSFGITKSCEQEVINQLQDLQRHTAEYLQQEQQIEIDDFFYAQQNARIVKNAEHYYRSMFQGRVSSWNIRDRHMAQTLNQLVAHLDQQNQPSKVVVWEHNSHLGDARATDMGLMGEVNVGQLVKERYGNDAVNIGFTTYTGTVTAVSNWGETAQLKQVRSALPGSYEALFHDTELPQFLLNLQDENQAIAGLREPRLERAIGVIYQPETERISHYFHACLPKQFDAVISIDDTKGVQPLDRVPTWEMRDAPETFPFGV
- a CDS encoding NAD-dependent epimerase/dehydratase family protein; this encodes MAKTIVTGAAGFIGSHLVEALLQQGNEVIGIDHFNDYYDPILKHKSIAHLQYSPKFTLIAGDIQVLDWQTLLQDVEVVYHQAAQAGVRASWGEGFRNYTERNISATQVLLEAAKDAQNLKRLVFASTSSVYGDAETLPTHEKIPPQPVSPYGITKLAAERLCRLYHKNFGVPIVALRYFTVYGPRQRPDMAFHKFFKAILQDEAIPIYGDGQQTRDFTFVSDAIAANLAAATVPEAVGEIFNIGGGSRVVLAEVLDTMAEIVGKPIKKNYIEKAMGDARHTAADVSKAREILGYQPQVSLREGLTQEWQWVQALYG
- a CDS encoding DUF2157 domain-containing protein — its product is MPSPLNQPLKIELNLPSSHPQLLEGLDIWLRLGLISDIQVRQLCRQFLVCPVILEPVTQPERVSITVSDPVKSLPVAALASSSRRQTPKKPPEPSFLTSMLQSLGAELSVRWLLFLGLFLVVVSSGVLAASQWERFPASGQYGVLFLYTLSFWGFSFWAGRQDNLRLTAQTLLIVTLLLIPVNFWAMDSFKLWQNPLDWLTVAIACPTLTFITILLCKNRSVFNNLPTGKLPLVNVLGLSYLHWGWQLSNFPVIAIYVAMVGTTIITIYHNRYQQQPPITAENPSKEPNTLGISLFAAVIIYALVVLLIRAIFVNGVNVTELGLAIGICGWLATWLAQNRGSSSLWQRLGGILLFLGWLVAVFDQPAQAIVVSGLALWYVGNRLRRYAFLIDLAIFFSIGLQAVWLGWRLVPLDIQQSAIAIGIQLTNAVNEPWALLSVALLPYLIFMVVITEKLNRAQKPELAKFGELLTLLFGTFLTTIGTVNPTVRSLNFLFSTITLAVVTKRRSSVPISLIYLTHIMGVLTLCSSIHWLLPNLAIHIWVSILLAVMVAEWIFCLGEGLWQDSAWYIGIGLAIVSFSLLWVSNVETGYNLVFNPYPWGFLWLITPVSLTALASRTTGQRRTANTVLSILAISISQLLTLALPGTRLISLGVATAVMFANTWYLRDKATAIITVGFGLSLTGALLWESIPELSITGWFVVVAIAILSLWLARTALNRCGNELATIYAVACDGWASVLCGIELLTMTLHSGLVYLGLFTPGTLFLTATTITLGAIVYRSWQSPTNRAFYGIGWCVELIIAEILAFGEHSTIKIAIANIALGLFAQLLGEWWRRKHQLERIPSSLHILPLIYGGFSVLLRLDTFSDWTGLLSLGVALILIGVGRRNAAFKPLLYLGIIGVSISAYELLFYQMSQTTGGALGDGLIAMSALGTSIMYAYRILTPWIVGYLRLTPQELKGISHLHWFWSSGLLMAAIPLPIDINRLVGLATGVFLIRYAIFQGKGTPAIPRIFNSITLGELWVYLGFLEIAAMRVYWRETAVGQWLGGPLVPWNGAIACVIAYFLYILPWENWGWSKRPWQQAAYIVPLVILWETRLLVSPIALLIAAGFYIFLAKMGNNIRFTYISVAIIDWGLLRWFDSIRLTDALWYVTTIGLSLLYIAQVDPLLKLPNSKTARHTLRLLGSGFICGWAILFNQDTAFIPGIFSLIAIFAGLALRTRAFLYLGTATFLITSFYQLVLFSFSYPFLKWIFGLLVGIILISIAANFETRRTQINTLVRNISDELKQWQ
- a CDS encoding FAD-binding domain-containing protein, with product MSDLILFWHRRDLRISDNTGLMAARGRSAKVVGVFCLDTQILERDDVAPARVTYMIGCLQALQQRYTEVGSQLLILHGNPVETIPALAGALNAKAVFWNWDVEPYSQTRDRTIIDILKSKGIEFLLENWDQILHSPDEIRTGAKSPYTVYSPFWKNWSSKPKAKPVETLENAAGLTEAEQEIAKQAGVIALPSAKDLGFIWDGELIIAPGEAAAQERLEEFTDSAITEYQEQRNFPGVDGTSRLSAALKFGVIGIRKVWEATLEAQEFSRSEETAASIRTWQQELAWREFYQHAIYNFPELAEGAYRDTFKNFPWQNNDEYFQAWCEGRTGYPIVDAAMRQLNEIGWMHNRCRMIVASFLTKDLIINPQWGEKYFMQKLIDGDLSANNGGWQWSASSGMDPKPLRIFNPASQAQKFDGEGEYIRQWVSELRSVDTEYLVTGKIPPLELQSIGYPAPIVDHKVQQALFKKMYQQQKEIMA
- a CDS encoding bifunctional 4-hydroxy-2-oxoglutarate aldolase/2-dehydro-3-deoxy-phosphogluconate aldolase, giving the protein MSDQVWLSHLQKHRAIAVIRASDMQLAQKMAMAAAAGGMRLIEITWNSDRPGELISLLRAELPNCLIGTGTLFNVGQLQEAIASGAQFLFSPHVDSAMIQAAVKQDVPIIPGAMTPTEIVTAWNQGASCVKVFPVQAVGGVNYIKSLQGPLGEIPLIPTGGVTLENAQEFIQAGAIAVGLSGELFPKKLIIQGNWQAIASHANQLMQSFNTAYSDNHSTEFPYN